One window from the genome of Cryptomeria japonica chromosome 6, Sugi_1.0, whole genome shotgun sequence encodes:
- the LOC131876628 gene encoding uncharacterized protein LOC131876628 translates to MGKKLLCWALFLIAASFIIPAIANKPTYCGTEDRYEVKVDNVRITPNPIVSGKSATFNISATSGYQETGVLGYCGDKYWYWYDKFSKIGDEGTWRRQITFLI, encoded by the exons ATGGGAAAAAAATTGCTGTGTTGGGCTCTCTTTCTCATCGCTGCTTCGTTCATTATTCCAGCTATTGCAAATAAGCCCACCTATTGCG GTACGGAGGACAGGTATGAGGTGAAAGTTGACAATGTACGCATTACTCCAAATCCAATTGTGAGTGGGAAGTCTGCAACCTTCAACATTTCTGCAACTTCTG GTTACCAAGAGACGGGGGTACTCGGGTACTGCGGAGACAAGTACTGGTACTGGTACgacaaattttcaaaaataggagacgaGGGTACTTGGAGACGACAAATtacttttttaatataa